A window of Equus caballus isolate H_3958 breed thoroughbred chromosome 10, TB-T2T, whole genome shotgun sequence contains these coding sequences:
- the LOC100630667 gene encoding C-X-C motif chemokine 17 has translation MKVLISSLLLSLPLMLISVVSSIPNPGVARRHRDQHQTSGRWLKAGGQECECKDWFLRAPKRKPMTVPGLPQKRCPCDHFKGNVKKTRHRGHHREPNKHSRACQQFLKQCQLASLALPL, from the exons ATGAAAGTTCTAATCTCTTCCCTTCTTCTGTCGCTGCCCCTAATGCTGATATCTGTGGTCTCTAGCATTCCAAATCCAG GGGTTGCCAGACGTCACAGGGACCAACACCAGACTTCTGGGAGGTGGCTCAAGGCCGGTGGCCAAGAATGTGAGTGCAAAG ATTGGTTCCTGAGAGCCCCTAAAAGAAAACCCATGACAGTGCCTGGACTGCCACAGAAGCGGTGTCCCTGCGATCATTTCAAGGGCAACGTGAAGAAAACCA GGCACCGAGGGCACCACAGGGAGCCAAACAAGCACTCCAGAGCCTGCCAGCAATTTCTCAAACAGTGTCAGCTAGCAAGCCTTGCTCTGCCTTTGTAG
- the LOC138915927 gene encoding hormone-sensitive lipase-like: MKLVFKGKSGYGVISRCGGTSAPGKNSPSKKHRHYRHTRHSAGSNLCFTMSLQAAAYGVGMPGGIMGAYLATMLQSTASPISLLSLMDPLLPLSVLSKCVSAYADRETEDHSDSDQKALVMTGLVQWDTALLF, encoded by the exons ATGAAGCTCGTCTTCAAGGGGAAGTCTGGTTATGGAGTGATATCAAGATGTGGTGGGACATCAGCACCTGGGAAGAACAGCCCCAGCAAGAAGCACAGACACTACCGACACACGA GGCACAGCGCAGGCAGCAACCTCTGCTTCACCATGTCCCTTCAGGCAGCAGCCTATGGAGTGGGGATGCCAGGTGGCATCATGGGAGCCTACCTAGCCACAATGCTGCAGTCCACAGCCTCTCCCATCAGCCTTCTGAGCCTCATGGACCCCCTGCTGCCCCTCAGCGTGCTCTCAAAGTGTGTCAGCGCCTATGCTG ATAGGGAGACAGAGGACCACTCTGACTCAGACCAGAAGGCGCTGGTCATGACGGGGCTGGTGCAGTGGGACACAGCTCTGCTCTTCTGA